A DNA window from Niabella yanshanensis contains the following coding sequences:
- the atpB gene encoding F0F1 ATP synthase subunit A translates to MGSNGFKSFLVAAFSLFLVFAGQSAFSQHEGGHEAAPAEQHEAGEHGAAAESAFNPGEAILHHIADSHEFHFFSFKKSDGSEFHATLPLPVLVYSPQRGFSAFMSSNFHHGHEVYNGYKLEHDKIVPVDANGNVDESVKVFDFSITKNVSQMLLALIVLVLILTSLAKKYLKGEGVTSAPKGFQNAVEPVITFVRDDIAKPNLGPKYKKYLPYLLTVFFFILINNIFGLLPGAANVTGNIAFTAVMGIISFFVILFSTNKHYWEHVFWFPGVPLPVKILMIPVELLGVFTKPFALIVRLFANMTAGHIIILSFISLIFIFGEMSKGAGYAFSPVSIAFAVFIYVIEILVAFIQAYIFTNLTAVFIGGAIGDHHYEEDVHPHH, encoded by the coding sequence ATGGGTTCAAACGGCTTCAAATCCTTTCTAGTAGCGGCTTTCAGCCTGTTTTTAGTATTTGCAGGGCAATCGGCTTTTTCACAACATGAGGGAGGGCATGAAGCTGCTCCGGCAGAGCAGCACGAGGCTGGCGAACATGGCGCAGCTGCAGAATCGGCTTTTAACCCTGGTGAAGCTATTTTGCACCACATTGCAGACTCCCACGAGTTCCATTTTTTCTCTTTTAAAAAGAGCGATGGCAGTGAATTTCACGCAACTTTACCTTTACCGGTTTTAGTATATTCTCCGCAGAGAGGTTTTTCGGCCTTTATGTCTTCCAACTTTCATCATGGGCATGAAGTTTATAATGGTTATAAATTAGAGCATGATAAAATAGTGCCTGTTGATGCAAACGGGAATGTAGATGAGTCTGTGAAAGTTTTCGACTTTTCTATTACTAAAAACGTATCGCAAATGTTATTAGCGCTGATCGTTTTAGTATTGATATTAACCTCTTTGGCTAAAAAATACCTGAAAGGTGAAGGTGTTACTTCAGCTCCTAAAGGTTTCCAGAATGCGGTAGAGCCGGTTATTACTTTTGTGCGTGACGATATTGCGAAACCTAATCTCGGACCGAAGTATAAAAAATACCTGCCTTACTTGTTAACTGTATTTTTCTTTATCTTAATCAATAACATTTTTGGATTATTGCCCGGTGCAGCTAACGTAACAGGTAATATTGCTTTTACAGCTGTAATGGGTATTATATCTTTCTTCGTGATCCTTTTCAGCACTAATAAGCATTATTGGGAACACGTATTCTGGTTTCCTGGCGTACCACTTCCGGTTAAGATCCTGATGATCCCTGTAGAGCTATTAGGTGTGTTTACCAAGCCTTTCGCCCTGATTGTGCGTTTGTTTGCTAATATGACTGCTGGTCACATTATCATCCTGAGCTTTATCAGTTTGATATTTATTTTCGGAGAAATGAGCAAAGGTGCAGGATACGCATTCTCTCCTGTTTCTATAGCGTTTGCCGTATTCATTTACGTAATTGAGATTCTGGTAGCATTTATACAGGCATACATTTTCACCAATCTTACCGCAGTATTTATCGGTGGGGCTATTGGTGATCATCATTACGAAGAAGATGTACATCCGCATCATTAA
- a CDS encoding four helix bundle protein: protein MFLKLNHQNLEAYKVSQSLLVDCYKISYTLPDHENFNMISQLRRAALSNVLNIAEGASRKSETERKRFFEIARGSVVEIDAILDAAAALDYLKNIPLDQLGLIYKTHLNW from the coding sequence ATGTTTCTAAAATTAAATCATCAAAACCTGGAAGCTTATAAAGTTTCGCAAAGTCTTTTAGTTGACTGTTACAAAATCTCTTATACCTTGCCTGATCATGAGAACTTTAATATGATATCCCAACTCAGGCGCGCCGCATTATCCAATGTACTGAACATTGCCGAGGGTGCTTCAAGGAAATCGGAAACAGAAAGAAAGAGATTTTTTGAAATTGCCAGAGGTTCCGTTGTAGAAATTGATGCAATTCTTGATGCAGCCGCAGCATTAGATTACTTAAAAAACATACCTTTAGATCAATTGGGGTTGATTTACAAAACTCATTTAAACTGGTAA
- a CDS encoding CopD family protein encodes MSYLYFKAVHIIFVVTWFAGLFYMPRLLIYNVEANDKEPAVKQALQSQFGIMMKRLWYGITWPSAILTLILGLSVLFKGPWAGILLHKEGLWLLLKLILVVFLYGYHLYTHRIFKQQLRGIFTLSSQQLRMWNEAATLLLISIVMLVVVKHGISLVWGLVGTVLLVIILMLAIRIYKRLRNN; translated from the coding sequence ATGTCTTACCTGTATTTTAAAGCTGTCCATATCATCTTTGTTGTCACCTGGTTTGCTGGCTTGTTTTACATGCCCCGTCTGCTTATATACAACGTGGAGGCGAATGATAAAGAACCTGCCGTGAAGCAGGCACTGCAATCACAGTTCGGCATCATGATGAAAAGGCTTTGGTACGGCATTACCTGGCCTTCGGCTATTTTGACTTTGATCCTGGGGCTGTCAGTTCTTTTCAAAGGACCCTGGGCAGGCATTTTACTACATAAAGAAGGTTTATGGTTGTTACTTAAACTCATTTTGGTAGTCTTTCTTTATGGGTATCATTTATACACACATCGCATTTTCAAACAGCAATTAAGGGGCATTTTTACCTTAAGCTCCCAGCAGCTAAGAATGTGGAACGAAGCGGCTACCCTGCTTTTGATCAGCATTGTAATGCTGGTGGTAGTCAAACACGGTATCAGCCTCGTATGGGGATTAGTGGGCACCGTACTTTTGGTAATCATTTTGATGCTGGCCATCAGAATTTACAAACGCCTTCGAAACAACTAA
- a CDS encoding lysylphosphatidylglycerol synthase transmembrane domain-containing protein, translated as MNKNIKIFINYFLGPVLFIWLAWSIYNQISRQEGVEESLSRIKLSLGSSNIWFLVITVLLMTVNWSLEAYKWMLAVKRIQHISFGRAFKAILSGISFSISTPNSVGEYIGRVLYMSEGNRIKAISLTVVANMSQLIVTFAAGLAALLCIRQDLVLAGIATQAFVNAFLWVSAVITVTLLLFYFRLPWLIKIIDKLPQVSKFAWAIEAIEHINATLLVKFLSLSVVRFAIFSLQYFLLFQLFDVNVSILQSWMGISVMFLVMAIIPTIALFTDLGLKNELSIQLMGLFTTNHLGVSLTSLSIWLINLVFPALIGSLLILGIKNIFKKRNEST; from the coding sequence GTGAACAAAAATATCAAAATATTCATCAATTACTTTCTAGGTCCGGTACTCTTTATTTGGCTGGCATGGTCGATTTATAACCAGATCAGCCGACAGGAAGGCGTGGAGGAATCACTCTCCCGAATTAAATTGTCGCTTGGTAGCTCCAATATCTGGTTTCTCGTGATAACCGTACTCCTGATGACCGTTAACTGGAGCCTGGAAGCCTACAAATGGATGCTTGCGGTGAAACGAATACAGCATATCAGCTTCGGCAGGGCTTTTAAAGCTATTCTTTCCGGGATTTCATTTTCCATCAGCACTCCTAACAGTGTAGGTGAATATATAGGGCGCGTGCTCTATATGAGCGAAGGGAACCGTATTAAGGCCATTTCGCTGACAGTTGTAGCTAATATGAGTCAACTGATTGTTACTTTTGCTGCCGGATTAGCGGCCCTGCTGTGCATCAGGCAGGACCTGGTGTTGGCAGGCATTGCAACACAAGCATTTGTGAATGCTTTTTTATGGGTTTCGGCCGTTATTACTGTTACACTACTGTTATTTTATTTCCGTTTGCCCTGGCTAATAAAAATTATTGATAAATTGCCACAGGTGAGTAAGTTTGCCTGGGCCATTGAGGCTATTGAGCATATCAATGCAACGTTACTCGTGAAGTTCTTGTCTTTATCTGTAGTACGGTTTGCGATATTCAGCCTGCAGTATTTTTTACTGTTTCAGCTGTTCGACGTAAACGTAAGCATATTACAGAGCTGGATGGGAATAAGTGTGATGTTTTTAGTAATGGCGATTATACCAACCATTGCACTTTTTACTGATTTGGGCTTAAAAAACGAATTGAGCATCCAGCTTATGGGATTATTTACAACCAACCATTTGGGTGTAAGCTTAACTTCGTTAAGTATATGGTTAATCAACCTGGTATTTCCTGCGCTTATCGGGAGCCTGCTGATATTGGGTATTAAAAATATTTTTAAAAAAAGAAATGAAAGCACTTAA
- the atpH gene encoding ATP synthase F1 subunit delta encodes MLNPRLAHRYAKALLDIAVEKGQLDQVFADIQWLQAVCKSNSDFVSLMRSPIIKADKKQKIVEAVAKGNIGEITSGFIRLLISKARESHLPEILTAFVALYKRHNNINTVKLTTAVAVSDATKNGIIAQVKKAAGVEKVELEETVNPDIIGGFVLEMGDKMVDASIAYDLREVAKQFKNNDFIYKVR; translated from the coding sequence ATGCTGAATCCTCGTTTAGCGCATAGATACGCAAAAGCATTGCTGGATATTGCGGTAGAAAAAGGACAACTGGACCAGGTGTTTGCGGATATTCAGTGGTTACAGGCTGTATGTAAATCAAACAGCGATTTTGTAAGCTTAATGCGTAGCCCGATCATTAAGGCAGACAAAAAGCAAAAAATTGTGGAGGCAGTGGCTAAAGGTAATATCGGCGAAATTACATCCGGCTTCATCCGCTTGTTGATCAGCAAAGCGCGGGAATCTCATTTACCCGAAATACTAACTGCATTTGTAGCCTTATATAAGCGGCACAATAATATCAATACCGTAAAATTGACAACAGCTGTGGCTGTTAGTGATGCTACAAAAAATGGTATTATCGCACAGGTTAAAAAAGCGGCAGGTGTCGAAAAAGTAGAACTGGAGGAAACAGTTAATCCTGATATTATTGGCGGTTTTGTTTTGGAAATGGGCGATAAAATGGTAGACGCCAGCATTGCTTACGATCTTCGGGAAGTTGCTAAGCAGTTTAAGAATAACGATTTCATTTATAAGGTGAGATAA
- the atpE gene encoding ATP synthase F0 subunit C encodes MDLLNTLLEVTGSWSHVGGAIGAGLAAIGAGLGIGQIGKGATEGIARQPEAANDIRGAMILTAAFIEGVALFAVIAGLLAVLK; translated from the coding sequence ATGGATTTATTAAACACTTTGTTGGAAGTAACTGGTAGCTGGTCACACGTAGGTGGTGCTATTGGCGCTGGTTTAGCAGCAATTGGTGCTGGTTTGGGTATTGGCCAAATCGGTAAAGGTGCTACCGAAGGTATCGCTCGTCAGCCAGAAGCAGCTAACGACATTCGTGGTGCTATGATCTTAACTGCAGCCTTTATTGAGGGTGTTGCCCTGTTTGCGGTAATCGCAGGTTTATTGGCTGTACTGAAGTAG
- the hemH gene encoding ferrochelatase, with the protein MKTGIILMNLGSPDSTSVPDLKAYLKEFLMDERVIDKPLWLRTLLVKGIIVPTRAPKSAEAYKTIWWEEGSPLVVLTERLQKALQEKVTEPVEIAMRYRKPNPKTAYDNLLKKIPDLEEVILVPLYPHYAMSSWETAVVYMKEIHKKHNYSFQLKTVPPFYKHPAYINALAESMKPHLQDDYDQLLFSYHGIPERHVLKTDPTKQHCMQVDNCCYKASESHLTCYRHQVTMTSELVAKKLGLKKNQWAQSYQSRLGRDPWLLPSTQERLPNLPKEGVKKIKVVCPSFISDCLETLEEIEERGKEDFIANGGEKYEYIPCVNTSETWVNALVQLIEEAKDAPYEQMSIQK; encoded by the coding sequence ATGAAAACAGGAATTATATTAATGAACTTGGGGTCACCCGACAGTACCAGCGTACCCGATCTGAAAGCGTATCTGAAAGAGTTTTTGATGGATGAGCGGGTGATTGATAAACCACTCTGGTTAAGAACCCTGCTGGTAAAAGGTATTATTGTGCCAACCCGGGCTCCCAAGTCTGCTGAAGCTTATAAAACCATTTGGTGGGAAGAAGGATCTCCGTTGGTGGTACTTACCGAACGCCTGCAAAAAGCGCTTCAGGAAAAAGTTACCGAGCCGGTTGAAATTGCGATGCGGTATCGTAAGCCCAACCCCAAAACAGCTTACGATAATTTACTGAAGAAGATCCCTGACCTGGAAGAGGTGATCCTCGTGCCTTTATATCCTCATTATGCCATGAGCAGCTGGGAAACAGCCGTGGTATATATGAAGGAAATTCACAAAAAACATAATTATAGTTTCCAATTAAAAACGGTACCACCTTTTTATAAACATCCTGCATACATCAATGCTTTGGCAGAAAGCATGAAGCCTCATTTGCAGGATGATTACGATCAATTGCTATTCAGCTATCATGGTATTCCCGAGCGTCACGTGTTGAAGACCGATCCTACTAAACAACATTGCATGCAGGTGGATAACTGCTGCTATAAGGCCAGCGAATCTCATCTTACCTGTTACCGGCACCAGGTGACCATGACCAGCGAACTGGTGGCTAAAAAATTAGGATTAAAGAAAAACCAGTGGGCACAAAGCTATCAAAGCCGACTGGGACGCGACCCCTGGCTATTACCCAGCACGCAGGAGCGATTGCCTAACCTGCCCAAAGAGGGAGTAAAGAAGATAAAAGTGGTTTGTCCTTCTTTTATCAGCGACTGCCTGGAAACACTGGAGGAAATTGAAGAAAGAGGCAAAGAAGACTTTATAGCAAATGGCGGAGAAAAGTATGAATACATTCCCTGCGTTAATACCAGTGAAACATGGGTGAATGCATTGGTACAACTTATAGAGGAAGCCAAAGACGCGCCCTATGAACAAATGAGTATTCAAAAATAA
- a CDS encoding OsmC family protein, producing the protein MAKQHQYKVTISWRDDSGTNGYAGYSRDHTINVTGKPAIGASSDPAFRGNPAKYNPEELFLASISNCHMLWYLHLCAVNGVIVLHYEDNAEGIMEEQANGSGRFTGVTLYPVVTVSSKEMLHKANELHTEANKFCFIANSLNFPVAHQPEIIAKESE; encoded by the coding sequence ATGGCAAAACAACATCAGTATAAGGTCACTATTTCCTGGCGGGATGATAGCGGCACCAACGGGTACGCCGGTTATTCACGGGATCATACCATTAATGTTACCGGTAAACCCGCAATTGGAGCCAGTTCTGATCCGGCATTCAGAGGCAATCCGGCTAAATATAACCCGGAAGAGTTGTTCCTCGCCTCCATTTCCAATTGCCATATGCTTTGGTATTTGCATTTATGCGCAGTAAATGGCGTAATAGTGCTCCATTATGAAGACAACGCTGAAGGAATTATGGAAGAACAAGCCAATGGGAGCGGACGATTCACTGGTGTAACTTTGTACCCGGTTGTCACTGTTTCGTCAAAGGAGATGCTCCATAAGGCAAATGAATTACATACTGAAGCCAATAAGTTTTGTTTTATTGCCAATTCCCTGAACTTTCCCGTTGCGCATCAACCGGAGATCATAGCGAAAGAAAGTGAGTAG
- the atpF gene encoding F0F1 ATP synthase subunit B has translation MGLVTPDLGYFVWALVAFLVVFLILKKFAWKPILKSLNEREQNIAGAIASAEKVKAEMAQLQNENEALLAKAREERAALLKEARETKDKIINEAKEQAKTEASKIIADAQQAINAQKMAALTEVKNEVGKLVVEVSEKILKQELSSPNKQEAHINGLVDSIKLN, from the coding sequence ATGGGATTAGTTACTCCAGACCTCGGTTATTTTGTATGGGCGCTTGTAGCCTTTTTAGTGGTATTCCTGATACTGAAAAAGTTTGCCTGGAAGCCTATTCTGAAATCGTTAAACGAGCGTGAGCAAAATATTGCCGGGGCTATTGCTTCTGCTGAGAAAGTGAAAGCAGAGATGGCTCAATTGCAAAATGAGAACGAAGCTTTATTAGCTAAAGCTCGTGAAGAAAGAGCTGCTTTATTGAAAGAAGCACGCGAAACGAAGGATAAGATCATCAACGAAGCAAAAGAGCAGGCTAAAACAGAAGCTTCTAAAATCATTGCTGATGCCCAGCAAGCGATTAATGCGCAGAAAATGGCTGCCTTAACTGAAGTGAAAAATGAAGTGGGTAAACTGGTTGTGGAAGTAAGTGAGAAAATTCTGAAGCAGGAATTGAGCAGCCCTAACAAACAGGAAGCACATATCAACGGTTTGGTTGACAGCATTAAGTTGAATTAA
- the ruvC gene encoding crossover junction endodeoxyribonuclease RuvC: MQESSKIILGIDPGTIIMGYGIIACHRQKIQLLEMHALKLPAKKNNYERLNLIHQKVTDLIKTYQPTEFAIEAPFFGKNVQSMLKLGRAQGVAIAAAMHHNLPITEYSPKKVKLAVTGNGNADKEQVWKMLKQTMNIKELPQYFDATDALAVAVCHHYQILSPIPSAGNFKGWGDFIKKNPQRVK, translated from the coding sequence TTGCAAGAATCTTCCAAAATAATATTGGGTATTGATCCGGGAACGATCATTATGGGTTATGGGATTATCGCGTGCCACCGCCAGAAAATACAATTGCTGGAAATGCACGCATTGAAGTTACCGGCTAAAAAGAACAATTACGAAAGATTAAACCTGATCCATCAGAAAGTAACGGACCTGATTAAAACCTATCAACCAACCGAATTTGCGATCGAGGCGCCTTTTTTTGGCAAAAACGTGCAAAGTATGCTGAAGCTGGGTCGTGCGCAGGGCGTGGCCATAGCGGCGGCCATGCATCATAACCTGCCTATTACCGAATATTCTCCCAAAAAGGTAAAGCTGGCCGTTACCGGAAATGGCAACGCAGATAAGGAGCAGGTATGGAAAATGCTGAAGCAAACGATGAATATCAAAGAATTACCGCAGTATTTTGACGCTACAGATGCCCTGGCAGTAGCCGTGTGCCATCATTACCAGATCTTATCGCCTATTCCTTCTGCGGGAAATTTTAAAGGTTGGGGCGATTTTATCAAGAAAAATCCCCAAAGGGTAAAGTAG
- a CDS encoding nucleotidyltransferase, translated as MDIFDTELLEFWSYLNKHKVKYIMVGGVAINFNGYQRSTEDVDVWLKDTKSNREKFRKAFEEYSGENYYMIATMQIVPGWTYFHLNNGYRLDLITNMKGLEGYSFEQCLKLAGVADIDDVLVPFLHINHLIANKKAVNRPKDQIDIIYLERIKELREKENL; from the coding sequence ATGGACATATTTGACACCGAGTTGTTAGAGTTTTGGAGCTATCTTAACAAACATAAAGTGAAATACATTATGGTTGGCGGCGTTGCTATCAATTTTAACGGATACCAGCGCAGTACCGAAGATGTTGATGTTTGGCTTAAGGACACAAAAAGCAACAGAGAAAAATTTCGAAAGGCATTCGAAGAGTATTCCGGCGAAAATTATTACATGATCGCCACCATGCAAATCGTACCAGGTTGGACTTATTTCCATCTCAATAATGGTTATCGGTTGGATTTAATAACGAATATGAAAGGGCTGGAAGGGTATTCTTTTGAGCAATGTCTGAAATTGGCGGGTGTGGCGGATATTGATGATGTTCTTGTTCCTTTTTTACATATTAATCATCTTATTGCCAATAAAAAAGCAGTAAACCGCCCTAAAGATCAGATAGATATTATTTATTTGGAAAGAATAAAGGAACTAAGAGAAAAAGAGAACCTCTAG
- a CDS encoding purple acid phosphatase family protein — protein sequence MMHTKSSLKRRNFIGNISKASLLGVMSAGNATTLIKDVNELSARPAEGHIFLAQPYLQAPSENSMSIMWITNKLCYSWVEYGEGDQLNQKAHEIKDGLVNAYNRVNAVRLNNLKPNTTYSYRVVSKEILEFQPYKLVYGITITSDTRTFTTVTPKANEVSWLIMNDIHDRPQSIPHLMKLNGNTPYDYVFFNGDIFDYQTDEKQIIDHMLTPCLESFAGHKPFLFVRGNHETRGKYSRELADYFTSPSGKYYYAYQWGPVYSIVLDTGEDKPDDAPVYAGIVDFDSYRKEQAAWLEKEMQTPAFKRAPFRVVMMHIPHFYSGDWHGTLHCRELFAPLFDKYKVDMVISGHTHKFGVFAPEKGKHNYPIVIGGGPKDGNRTLIKVTANQQQLSLKMLKDDGSEVGNYMVKRK from the coding sequence ATGATGCATACAAAGTCTTCATTAAAACGTCGCAATTTCATCGGCAATATATCCAAAGCCAGCCTGCTGGGTGTAATGAGCGCAGGCAATGCCACTACGCTAATAAAAGATGTAAATGAGCTGTCAGCCCGACCGGCTGAAGGACATATATTCTTAGCTCAACCTTATTTGCAGGCCCCGTCTGAGAACAGCATGAGCATTATGTGGATCACTAATAAACTTTGCTATAGCTGGGTAGAGTATGGAGAAGGAGATCAACTCAACCAAAAAGCGCATGAAATTAAAGATGGTTTGGTGAACGCTTATAACCGTGTAAACGCAGTCCGGTTGAACAATTTAAAGCCCAACACAACCTATAGCTACCGTGTTGTGTCGAAAGAGATCCTCGAATTTCAGCCTTACAAACTGGTTTACGGCATCACCATCACCAGCGATACCCGGACCTTTACAACAGTAACGCCCAAAGCCAATGAGGTGAGCTGGCTGATCATGAATGATATTCACGATCGCCCCCAGTCTATACCTCACCTGATGAAGCTCAATGGGAATACCCCTTATGATTATGTATTCTTTAATGGCGATATTTTTGACTACCAGACAGACGAAAAGCAAATTATTGACCATATGCTTACACCCTGCCTGGAAAGCTTTGCAGGTCATAAACCATTTTTGTTTGTAAGAGGAAATCATGAAACAAGAGGGAAGTACAGTCGCGAATTGGCGGATTATTTCACATCCCCCTCGGGCAAATATTATTATGCTTACCAATGGGGGCCTGTATATAGTATAGTGCTTGACACCGGAGAAGACAAACCCGATGACGCACCTGTTTACGCAGGCATCGTCGATTTTGATTCATACCGTAAAGAGCAAGCCGCATGGCTGGAAAAGGAAATGCAAACTCCGGCTTTTAAAAGAGCTCCTTTCAGGGTGGTGATGATGCATATACCCCATTTTTATTCGGGCGACTGGCATGGAACTTTACACTGCCGCGAGTTGTTTGCCCCTCTTTTTGATAAATACAAAGTAGACATGGTCATCTCTGGTCACACCCATAAATTTGGCGTCTTTGCACCTGAAAAAGGCAAACATAATTATCCCATTGTTATTGGCGGCGGGCCCAAAGATGGTAACAGAACCCTGATAAAAGTAACTGCCAACCAGCAGCAACTTTCTTTAAAAATGCTAAAAGATGATGGCAGCGAAGTGGGTAACTATATGGTTAAAAGAAAATAA